One genomic window of Proteus sp. ZN5 includes the following:
- a CDS encoding DDE-type integrase/transposase/recombinase — MQVEINSVWRLAGIDGFDDGLYRVLACYPDYATVVLFQIVEGSKLQRPAAVDLPFFLRQAEEGAISPEKYPKPHYQLSDDRNVPSDHLQKRDNRLEQIKGLILDPWFLLKLVTDSRSRIVAEHAKKQGVYVQALYRSLNLYWKYGQEYNALLPAYTNSGGAGKTRVAGKVKRGAPIRLSTPSLAAPPSVNTSEKDKTIFLKAMKRFGMKGKKVTFRKVYDQMLTEFYAKELIAADLEGRVALVPQYRAFLYWIKRLIPQQELIRKQTSPGDFDRNRRGLRGAATDHTAVPGSCFELDATVLDVHVVSEFRRNHVLGRPTVYCVVDKESRMIVGIHVSLEYASWRAGRQALVNAFTSKKEYCARYGIEIKDSEWPCHHIPQRLLCDRGEFICQDAENLAVPLIGHLSIAPPYRAELKGIVEHRFNILNEKLIHDLMGTTRGRHYIRGDKDPRMEAVLTLDEVNALLIDAVLEHNSQVFESLAGQCSLLIEKELAPTPINYWNIHLQKHQHALSTLDEATIRARLLPADWVSMTSKGVRLNDDMYYESDRPDFEDWKVIARSGSSWRLEARIDQDNSSFIFVRFKPDEGFSQCWLRKASKSFDERHHADILFLKTGKASCQAYRQVC, encoded by the coding sequence GGGGCGATCAGCCCTGAAAAATACCCGAAGCCGCATTACCAATTGTCTGATGATAGAAACGTACCGTCTGATCATCTGCAAAAACGTGATAACCGCCTAGAGCAAATCAAAGGCTTGATATTGGATCCTTGGTTTCTTTTGAAGCTTGTTACGGACTCACGTTCAAGAATAGTAGCTGAACATGCCAAAAAACAGGGTGTTTATGTTCAGGCGTTATACCGTTCTCTCAACCTCTACTGGAAATATGGTCAGGAATACAATGCGCTTCTACCGGCTTATACTAACTCTGGAGGAGCTGGAAAAACGCGAGTCGCGGGTAAAGTAAAGCGCGGAGCACCAATAAGACTATCTACACCAAGCCTTGCCGCCCCGCCAAGTGTTAACACTAGCGAGAAAGATAAAACCATATTCCTAAAGGCTATGAAGCGGTTCGGAATGAAGGGTAAGAAAGTGACATTCCGGAAGGTTTATGACCAGATGTTAACGGAGTTCTATGCAAAGGAACTAATTGCCGCTGATTTGGAAGGTAGGGTAGCGCTCGTTCCTCAATATCGAGCATTTTTATATTGGATTAAAAGGCTTATTCCTCAGCAGGAGTTGATTCGGAAGCAAACATCACCTGGTGATTTTGATCGTAATCGCCGTGGTCTTCGCGGTGCAGCTACTGATCATACGGCTGTTCCTGGCAGCTGTTTTGAACTAGATGCGACTGTTTTGGATGTACATGTGGTTTCTGAGTTCCGTCGTAATCATGTGCTTGGTAGGCCAACTGTTTACTGTGTAGTTGATAAAGAAAGCCGAATGATTGTCGGCATTCATGTGTCTCTCGAGTATGCATCTTGGCGAGCTGGCCGTCAGGCGTTGGTCAACGCGTTCACATCTAAAAAGGAATACTGTGCTCGATATGGTATTGAGATTAAGGACAGCGAATGGCCATGTCATCACATACCTCAGAGACTTCTATGCGATCGTGGTGAATTTATTTGTCAGGATGCAGAAAATCTTGCAGTTCCTTTGATTGGACACCTGAGCATAGCTCCACCTTATCGAGCTGAACTCAAAGGCATAGTGGAGCATCGTTTTAACATATTAAACGAAAAGCTTATCCATGATTTGATGGGGACAACCCGAGGCCGTCACTATATTCGCGGTGATAAAGATCCAAGAATGGAAGCGGTATTAACTCTTGATGAGGTTAATGCGTTGTTGATTGATGCGGTTCTTGAACACAACAGTCAAGTTTTTGAGAGCTTAGCGGGTCAATGCAGTCTACTCATCGAGAAAGAGTTAGCACCCACTCCTATTAATTATTGGAATATCCATCTTCAAAAGCATCAACATGCCTTGAGTACACTGGACGAGGCAACCATTAGAGCGCGCCTCCTACCTGCAGATTGGGTTTCGATGACAAGCAAAGGGGTGAGGTTAAATGACGATATGTACTATGAGTCTGATCGCCCCGATTTTGAAGACTGGAAAGTCATTGCTCGCAGTGGCAGTAGTTGGCGTTTAGAAGCAAGAATAGATCAGGACAACTCTTCCTTTATCTTCGTTCGATTTAAGCCAGATGAGGGTTTCTCCCAATGTTGGCTCCGTAAAGCATCAAAATCATTTGATGAGCGTCATCACGCAGATATTTTATTTTTAAAAACTGGAAAAGCATCGTGCCAAGCCTACCGCCAAGTCTGTTGA